The genome window TGTAATGATTTGGTCCAACTTATTTTCATCGAAATACAATTGATTATCTATCTTCATCGCATCGATAAACTGTTTTTTGTTGGCTGTAGCGATCTTCCTTGCAGAAGGGAAGTTATGCGATAAATTCATTAAACTCTTGGTAAAGATATTGGATTGAAAAGATTCCAGTTATAATCTTTCTTTTGCTGAACTTTTTAAGGATATTGTCGAAAGTTATAAAGCCACTCATATTCTGTTTAAGTTTACTGCTAACGATTTTGATTCTATCTGAATTGGAGACGTAGTAATGAAAAGAATTTTTAGAAATATCAATACCTACAAAATACATATTTTTTCACCCTACTTTAGTATTGTTTAAGAATCCACCTTTTACAATCATCCTTCTAATACGGTCTTGAAAGGTCAATCAAGTATCGGATTTATGAACGGAAGTTGGGTGACGAACGAACTCTTTGACGAACTTAAAAGTTCAGACAGTATAGTGTTCTACTACCCACTCATTTTTTAAGAAAATAGTTGTTTATGCTTAGGTAAATAAGGAGGTTTAAATCTATGTTGGACAAAGAAACATATGAAAAAGTGAGAAAGAAAAGTTTAGAACTTTTTGAGAAAGCAGGTATCGCTCTAAGAGAAGATGAAAAGGAAAATATAGAGATCGTTGATGGAGGATTAGGAAATGTCGAAGAACTAGGTCTTGAAATTGTTACCTATGTAAATACCGATAGATACTGTGCTAAAGAAATGGTCCTTTTGCCTAATCAAACATGTCCTGAACATAAGCATCCGCCTCATGATGGAGATATTGGAAAAGAAGAGACCTTCAGGTGCAGATATGGTAAAGTATTTCTTTTCGTTGAGGGAGAAAAGAACACTTGGCATGTACAACCACCAAATGAATATTTCACAGCACCTCATGAAATAATTTTAAACTCAGCAGAACAACACACCATACCTCCAAATACCTTACATTGGTTCAAGGCTGGAGAAGAAGGTGCCGTTATTTCTGAATTTTCTTCTCACAGTGACGATGCAACTGATATATTTACAGATCCAAACTTTAAAAGAATTTGAAAAGAAGCACCAATTTCCGGAGGTAGTGGCGATACGATTGGTCATAAACTAATAGCTGACATTCAATTTGCCATAAGATATGCTTTTGATGTAGTCAAAGTCTTACTGCCCTGGGGAGAAAAAGAAAATATCCAGATGGAGAGTATAGAAGTTGTGGAAAAGGTAGCCAATGAGTGCGACAAATGGAATATACCGCTCATGGTTGAACCTGTCTTATGGGGCAATAGCATACCAAAAGAGAAGAAGAATGATCCAGAGCTTATAGAACATGCCTCACGAATGGCACTTGAATTTGGAGCAGATATATTGAAGATTCCATACACCGGCGATGAAACTGAATTTAAAGAATTAGTTAATAATTTAAAAGTACCCGTTTTTGTTCTTGGCGGCCCTAAAATGAATGATATGGAACAGCCACTGCTACAGCTTGCCTTTCAAAAAGTGGAACAACAGATGGCGTAAAGGATATAGAAATCATGATGAAATTGTATGAAAATTTACCAATGAGAAAACTATAAATAAGAAGTAACAAATTCAATTAATAATAATTCCACCTAAAGAGGATAAAGCATGTTAGAAAACATAACCAAGAAAAAGTTAGAAAATGGATTAAGAGAAGTAAAAAAATTTCAAACTCTAAGTATTCTGCAAATTCCGCAAATGGAATACTTTGAAGACAAAGAAAGGAAATTCAAGCCAGAACTCAACGATTCAATAGACTGGAAAAAGATAGAAATAGAAGAAACGTGGGGAGGGTACGATAAGGTATTTTGGTTTAGAAAAAACATCGAGCTGCCTGAGAATATTGGCGAAGAAAGACTTTTTTTGAAGGTTTCTTTAGAAAAAGATGGTGATTTGGACGTTATTCCTGATTATCCTGAATCTTTGCTCTTTGTAAATGGTCAATTCGTTCAAGGAATAGACAAATACCATAAAGAGGCTATAATATCTCCAAAGATTGTACAAGGAAATGTATTGAGTATATACTTAAGGTC of Petrotoga mexicana DSM 14811 contains these proteins:
- a CDS encoding D-lyxose/D-mannose family sugar isomerase, with translation MLDKETYEKVRKKSLELFEKAGIALREDEKENIEIVDGGLGNVEELGLEIVTYVNTDRYCAKEMVLLPNQTCPEHKHPPHDGDIGKEETFRCRYGKVFLFVEGEKNTWHVQPPNEYFTAPHEIILNSAEQHTIPPNTLHWFKAGEEGAVISEFSSHSDDATDIFTDPNFKRI